One region of Eupeodes corollae chromosome 1, idEupCoro1.1, whole genome shotgun sequence genomic DNA includes:
- the LOC129942170 gene encoding uncharacterized protein LOC129942170 has protein sequence MKDTTFGDEEQTHPRKEILTKKMLRTRLTDGPPPFDFKADGNCGGECRKWLRSFEIFAQENSMENGTKKLNWMLHYGGEKVQTVYYSLPEVKTTNERRGPLASGYVFEQKDEYEQAVVRLCAFFEPKQSISYERHIFRQRVKESICSQCACGNKLSAAIFVNSLMKTFVIRSPVGTNVQCIATTTTNITSPTSQANAAPEEDPLDIQTSARIARKRNVPPHLQGYDLSMEK, from the exons ATGAAGGATACTACATTTGGCGACGAGGAGCAGACGCACCCACGAAAGGAGATACTAACAAAAA AAATGCTACGAACACGGTTGACAGATGGACCACCACCGTTTGATTTCAAGGCAGATGGAAATTGCGGTGGTGAATGTAGAAAATGGTTGcgtagttttgaaatttttgccCAAGAAAACTCAATGGAAAACGGCACAAAGAAATTGAATTGGATGTTGCATTATGGTGGCGAGAAGGTGCAAACAGTTTATTATTCGCTGCCAGAAGTTAAAACTACAAACGAACGCAGAGGGCCATTGGCTTCTGGTTATGTCTTTGAACAGAAAGACGAGTACGAACAAGCGGTTGTAAGACTCTGTGCATTTTTTGAGCCAAAACAAAGTATTTCGTACGAAAGACACATTTTCCGACAAAGGGTGAAAGAATCGATATGTTCACAATGCGCTTGCGGGAACAAGCTGAGCGCTGCGATTTTCGTGAACAGCTTGATGAAAACATTCGTGATCAGATCACCAGTGGGAACTAATGTTCAGTGCAtagctacaacaacaacaaacattaCATCACCAACATCACAGGCAAACGCGGCACCAGAAGAAGACCCTTTGGACATACAGACATCGGCTAGAATCGCAAGAAAGAGAAACGTTCCACCGCATCTCCAGGGCTACGATTTATcaatggaaaaataa